The Mucilaginibacter mallensis genome has a segment encoding these proteins:
- a CDS encoding c-type cytochrome translates to MKKIGKGLLYLVIAVVLIAVIAVSYITLALPSVGKPENITIAITPQRVLRGKYLANHVSLCMDCHSQRDWSKSIGAIEPDKFGAGGDKFDSSDDGLPGVIYVPNITPHNLKNWTDGELFRAITTGERKDGSAIFPLMPWDYYSKMSREDLYSIIAYLRKLTPIVTSPYPKRQLDFPLNILVYTMPHKASLGEIPPQSDTIKYGAYIINEAACGGCHSPLKNGKIIHGMDYAGGRDFKIQGRSYYSANITPDKATGIGNWTREAFVNRFKSYTDSAGAKQKNAHAISPMPWYDYSGMSEADLKAIYAYLKSIKPVSHKIVN, encoded by the coding sequence ATGAAGAAAATTGGAAAAGGATTATTGTACCTAGTTATAGCAGTTGTTTTAATTGCCGTTATAGCGGTATCCTACATCACATTAGCATTGCCCAGTGTTGGCAAGCCTGAAAATATAACCATAGCCATAACCCCGCAACGGGTGCTGCGCGGTAAGTACCTGGCCAATCATGTATCGCTTTGTATGGATTGCCATTCGCAGCGCGATTGGTCGAAATCTATTGGTGCTATTGAGCCGGATAAGTTCGGCGCGGGTGGTGATAAATTTGATTCAAGCGATGATGGTTTGCCTGGTGTTATATATGTACCCAACATCACACCGCATAATTTAAAAAACTGGACGGACGGTGAACTATTCCGCGCAATTACTACCGGCGAGCGCAAGGATGGTTCGGCTATATTCCCGCTTATGCCATGGGATTATTATTCAAAAATGAGCAGGGAAGACTTGTATTCTATTATTGCTTATTTGCGTAAGTTAACACCAATAGTAACCAGTCCGTATCCGAAAAGGCAGTTGGATTTTCCATTGAACATACTGGTGTACACTATGCCGCACAAAGCCTCCTTAGGTGAGATACCCCCGCAAAGCGATACTATTAAATACGGGGCATATATAATAAATGAAGCAGCTTGCGGCGGCTGCCATTCGCCATTAAAAAATGGAAAGATCATCCATGGGATGGATTATGCCGGCGGGCGCGATTTTAAGATCCAGGGCAGATCCTATTATTCGGCAAACATCACACCCGATAAAGCTACAGGTATCGGTAACTGGACAAGGGAGGCTTTTGTTAACAGGTTTAAGTCCTATACCGATTCGGCAGGGGCAAAGCAAAAAAATGCGCACGCCATAAGCCCAATGCCATGGTATGATTACAGCGGGATGAGTGAAGCGGACCTGAAAGCAATATATGCCTATTTGAAATCGATAAAACCGGTTAGTCATAAAATAGTTAACTGA